Proteins encoded in a region of the Pieris brassicae chromosome 3, ilPieBrab1.1, whole genome shotgun sequence genome:
- the LOC123707756 gene encoding beta-galactoside alpha-2,6-sialyltransferase 2: MKAAAMSVWIFINLLCFGMCGYLYLIWSQYWMSIERQKLFSDSQFGAARKSSRLHFQDAYPEKLESFRINKSSFYDSILKSRRSVMLKAGHISQSSNTKLSSDRPSVNIIVKSHGKPRFPNLHKAILEFDTDKYECADFTTTECEDQSREFRELVLKEFHRVLMGDSKVFTSGLENQNTYDVKYERDGPLRNSRKDILCALKNVAVKTVTANDEPFLDLGYSIPKSPLQGNRLYNTCAVVTSAGALLGSRFGKFIDSHEMVLRFNNAPTENYTDDVGSKTTFRILNSQVVSKPQYKFLEDPLYRNVSILIWDPANYSSTLEDWYNHPDFPLFPVYKKLLDILPDSDVHLLNPTVLWRLWNLLQHLSPYRLRKNPPSSGFIGIWFALHRCHRVRVFEYVPSVRATKRCHYYLTGDDPGCTLGAWHPLAQEKALADRIRDNSDVDVFQRGFIDILGVRKMTCDV, encoded by the exons atgaaGGCTGCAGCGATGTCTGTGTGGATTTTTATTAACCTCTTGTGTTTTGGGATGTGTGgttacttatatttaatatggtCTCAATATTGGATGAGTATTGAAAGACAGAAATTGTTTAGTGATTCGCAATTTGGTGCTGCGCGGAAAAGTTCAAGATTACACTTTCAAGATGCCTATCCAGAAAAGTTAGAATCATTTAGGATAAACAAGTCATCTTTCTATGATTCCATTCTGAAATCGCGAAGATCGGTTATGCTCAAGGCTGGCCATATTTCACAGTCTTCCAATACAAAACTGTCTTCAGATCGACCGTCcgttaatataattgtaaaaagtcATGGAAAGCCTCGTTTTCCTAACTTACATAAGGCTATATTAGAGTTCGATACGGATAAGTACGAGTGCGCAGATTTTACAACAACAGAATGTGAGGACCAGTCAAGGGAATTTAGAGAGCTTGTGTTAAAAGAATTCCACCGAGTTTTAATGGGTGATAGCAAAGTTTTTACATCGGGTTTAGAAAATCAAAATACCTACGATGTGAAATACGAGAGAGATGGTCCGTTACGAAATAGTCGCAAGGATATTTTGTGCgcattaaaaaatgttgcaGTAAAAACGGTGACGGCAAATGATGAACCATTTTTAGATTTAGGTTATTCAATTCCAAAATCTCCGTTGCAAGGAAATCGGCTATATAACACGTGTGCGGTTGTGACAAGTGCTGGAGCATTACTGGGATCTCGATTCGGAAAATTTATTg attcTCATGAAATGGTGCTTAGATTCAATAACGCTCCAACCGAAAACTATACTGATGATGTGGGCTCAAAGACGACCTTTCGAATCCTCAATTCTCAG GTTGTCTCAAAGCCACAATATAAGTTCCTCGAAGACCCTTTATATAGAAATGTATCGATATTAATATGGGATCCCGCTAATTACTCATCAACCCTTGAAGACTGGTATAATCACCCTGACTTTCCTCTGTTTCCTGtttacaaaaa GTTACTCGACATTCTACCAGATTCTGATGTTCATTTGTTAAATCCAACGGTGCTGTGGCGTCTATGGAATTTATTACAACATCTGTCGCCTTATAGATTAAGGAAGAATCCTCCCTCTTCAGGTTTCATAG GTATCTGGTTCGCCCTACATCGATGTCACCGCGTACGCGTCTTCGAGTACGTGCCATCGGTACGTGCGACTAAACGATGCCACTATTACTTGACAGGTGACGACCCTGGATGTACACTTGGTGCGTGGCATCCCCTAGCCCAAGAAAAGGCTTTGGCGGATAGGATCCGTGATAATTCGGATGTGGACGTCTTCCAAAGAGGCTTCATTGATATACTGGGTGTTAGGAAGATGACTTGTGATGTTTAG